ACAGCTAATAGTCGGCGTAGGAGATGGGGTCACGATCCTCAACGAGTGAGGGACCGactaaagaagaagaagatttcataacattcatttctatacatttcaagtgtagtattgctcttgaagttccacatcaggtgttccagatcttcgatgtttatacgtcaatagagagtgcttatcagattgaaccacttttgctaaaacgtcatatcttcatatgctatagtctagcagggcccctggagttccacatcaggtgttttagatcttcaatttgtataagtcaatagaaagtgcttatcaaattgaacaacttttgctaaaacatcatacctgtatatggtacagagaagctgggctcttggggttccacatcaggtgttccagatcttcaaatttattatctcagctgaaaatgcttatcacatgaaacaatttttgccatggcaccatttttgtatctcttatagttttgttggtctgttggagttctgcatcaggtcttcaagtttcgaagataaattatagcctatatgttgaccaggcttaatactgatacaacaaagaaaaaatcattgaaatccgttcagtagttcggaagattagcgtgtacaaacaaacagacatacagacatacagacatgcagacatacagacagaattttttttttggatttgtgctccattactgtttctaaaccccacccaattattatttttttaatatattcaatgtacagacacagtttttttacagatttattatatgtatagatgatgaGAAATTACTTATATTTGTTGTTGACTTGGTTTCAAAAGGCCAGGGTAGATccctatctacatatttatactGTATCTATTCTATTGTCGTATCCCCTTCCCTTTGATCCTACTATAATTTACAGTTGTCTTGAACGTTTTTAAAGGTCGACAAAATGGATAAGTATTTCCTTTAGCAGGGAAAACGCACTGCTCTTCTTATCGTTTTTAAACTTACTGAAGTTGATGTCTACTATTGCAGTTCCCATCTTCACGGCGAAATCATCTGAGCATATTATAGAAACAGAGGGGCTGGCCATTTAGATAACGCCTTTCACTAAAGGTTTCAGAATGTTATAATTCCgggaaacataataaaacaaagttttgatataaaaaacaacagtatattataattaataaaatttatattatttacacatttttacAAAACTTATCGAGAGCGCCTTCACAGAAGGCATAATCAGGCACTTTACACACTATACGCATTGAATACAGTCTATTATCGTGAGGGTTGCGTCAGACGCGCGACACGTGCAGCGGGCGCTTGTAGTAGGGGTGGTGAGTCCTCAGCAGCGGCGGCGCGCAGCACGCGGCCTTGCGCGGGCGCCACACAGCGCGCCGCCACACCGCGCCCGACTTGCGCGACCACGCCcacgcgcccgccgccgcgccgcccgccagcGCCACGCACGCCGACACCCCGctcgcgcccgcgcccgcctccACCCGCCCCGCGTCCAGCGCCACCAGCAAGGCGAGCCCGCTCCGGCTCTCGCGCATCCGAGCTTCTAAAACTCGCGCGCCAGTCCCCAACGCGGCTAACACAAAGTAAAGTAGACCAGCAGCCGCTGCGCGCGCCGCCAGTCTGCCCACTCTCTTCGCTCCACGCGAGTCTAACGCGCGTCGCACCCGCATGATGCCAGGGCAGGCCCCGATAGCCAGCGCCACGGATGTTACGAGCAGAGCACCTCTAGGCACCCCCACTAGAGCCGCGGCAGCAGCATCAGATATTCCACACGTTCCCGTCAACTCGTCGGCTGTTACTCTCCTCAGTGCCAAGGCGGCTGCTGTCCATGCTCCCGCCCAGCCCCACGACACGGCGTGTAGGTACGCCGCAGCACGCTCCAAAGCTTCAGTAGACCACTCACTGGCCGCAGTCAGGTACCACGCAACACAAGCGTTAGCGAACCACGCGTCCGCAGCCAACGTGAAGTAGTACGTCAGAGAGAAGAAGGCGACGCATGTTGGTGAAGCCAGGCCATCCACGGCTAGTGTAGTTCCGGAGCAGGATACTATCTTGGCGCCCAACCAGCCTCGAGTGACATGCGCTAAGGCGACGATAGCGTGGCAGGCTGCCATCCACACGACGGGCCGCTCAGGGTATCTGTAGCGCGACGGTTCCGCGCAGAATGTGAGCAGCGCAAATGACGTGGACAGCAAGGAGAACCAGGCTAGCGTGTTCATCCATATTTCAGCTTTTCTCTTGTCGGACTGGCTGTATCTGGCATGTTGGCCACACGCGGGCCAGCACTCGCCGGTCGGAGCTCTGGTGTGTGCCGGTGGACAGCCGTGCTCTCTGATATCGTGGTCGTGGAAGGGCCAGCGGGACGCCGGGGGTGGCTCAGGTTCGGACTCGCTGGCATTGGGTGGTCGCATGCACAGGCGCCGGTCAGCTCGTAGCGGGAAGGCGGAGCAGTCGAGCACTATGGTCGGCAGCATCTGCTTGAGTTGGTCTTTGCAGTCGTCGACGACGGTCTCGCAGAGCGCTCTGCAGGCGCTCACCGAGCCCGACACCTCCTCGGAGCACAGCGGAGCGAACGCCGAGCACAGCAGGAACCGCGCGTGGACAGAGCACCCGCTCGATAGAATACCCGTGAATGCAACcatctgaaacaataaaaaaatacgaattagAAGTCATTCAATGCAATAAAAAATTCAGAGTAATCCTAAAGAAACAAAATGAACGTTGCTATAGAATGcaagtttaataaaatgtaattaaatgtcCGTCCATAAAATGTCTCGAGAGCTtgaagtataattttatttagtggTAGTAAAACGTTCACAAAGGACTGTATTCCCAAGCCTGCAGGCACGGGTTGATGAGCAAAAAGGCAGCAAATGACAGGTTGGGAGACAATGGCAAGGTCGTTAGAGAGACTCGTTTTTGTTGGAACCAGAACGGATGTCACGCAATCAAATCTAAAGGCCGAAAACTGCTTTGGAAGGTTCGTTTGACGGCGAAGATTAGGTTGACTATAGAAATAGCATCTATCAGATTTAACTCTCATTCACCGTAATGATATTGCATTTTAATTCAAAGCAATAAtgattaacataaaaataatacgaGACTGTACAGGTCAAATTAATTACGATTCAAGTAACATAATAGAGCGGCGTTTCTCCCTTACTAGCTAGTCTACTTAGCTAGGCAATCTATTGAATTCCACGTAGCGGATACAAAGTGAAACTACTTATATTTCTCTCAGGTCAAGTTTCATAGTTCCTGTTATATTAGGTACACAATGTAATATGGTAATGAGAGTATTTGTTGCCTATATCATTAGGGCTAAGTCCTCAATTTTAAAGCTCTTGAACATTAAGGTACCTTAATGGTTTCCACAtttgtatataaattaatttggcTAATTTGTAAAGCTAAGGTGTACTTATAAATTTATATAGGCTTTAACtttcacattaaaataaaaggttCTTCTAAAAACCCTGCTTTTAATAAACAGACCTTTCTAACTAAAAATCAAGTTATCAAAAGTCTAAAACGAAAGCTCCCAAAATTCTCTCGGGGCCATCATTTCATTCGCTCGGTTGCGTCTCCAAAGACTTTTTCAATGGAGACCTGTCGCATTGTTGTAGGATAATTGCCTCGCTGAGTTGCCAGCGCAAAAAAACAACCATTTCACAAACAGCCGGCCTTGGAACGGATTACACGGGCCTCCGACACTAATTTTGTTTCGAAGATTTGAACCTACGTTTTTTAGTTAAGTCGGCTCTGATTGTAGTTTAATGTGGTATGATGAGGTTAAATTATAAAGATTCATACAGGAAGTCGGTGGTTTTTTGGGGTATTATTTTTAAGCGAATTAGCTTAATTTTGGCGAGATTGGGGGTTAATATGAGAATGTCCTTGTCGGTTGCGTTATTTTGAATGGGCATTAGAAGATTATTAGCGACACaggtaataaattaaaatcatcctcatcctccgagcctttttcccaaactacgttggggtcggcttccagtctaactggatgtagctgagtaccagtgctttacaaggagcgactgccctatctgaccccctcaacccagttacccgggcaacccaataccccttggttagactggtgtcagacttactggcttctgactacccgtaacgactgccaaggatgttcacagccgggacctacagtttaacgtgccatccgaaacacagtcattggcgtctaagatatacttagaaagtacatacaaacttagaaaagttgcattggtacttgcctgacctggaatcgaacccgcgccctcatactcgagaggttggttctttgcccactaggccaccacgacttttttgtaataaattaaaaatttaataataaaaacttatgaAGGGACATCGTTTTTTTCAGCATTGTATTTCAAATGATGCTGATAGTTTCGTTGCAGTTTTATAGCTTAGAGATGCTAAAGAAAGCTATTCAAAGTTAATTCTTTTCCTAAAAACCTCTTAGCTAAGACGGCAAAGTGCCTTTGTCATTACAGGCCGCTTACAATTGAATCGAGTGGCAATTTATATCGATTCCGGCTAACGATTAATGACGGCATCGGTAATCGGAATTCCTTCCTTTGGTACATTATGTGATGCCGACAGGTCTTAGTTTTAATAAGATCCCCCAGGTATTCTTTTGTTCATTTTCAACATAACTTCTTTAAAAAACTAATCaatcctaatattataaagctgaacgTTTTAGATAGATTTATCGAAGAAAGCTATAGGTAGGCTACATTTTAGTAGGTACTCATGCCTCTAGCGGGTTCACCGCTGGCGGATGCCAAGTACCTAGTGATAAGATTATCAGAGCAAAATggctattaattaattacagcgttataatatattttaaaaaattcaaaCATTCAAAAACTCGGCCTTTTCGCGCcgttaaaaacatattttaaattttcataatCCATGAAAGAATAGAACGCGAATTCCCTCAATCTACAAGTCCTAACAAAACAAAGctttacatttaaaacaagATAAACCTGCCAATAATTGTGGCCCCCGATAAAGGCTGATTTACAACAAATGTGAAACTAATGTGCTGACAAAGGTCGCTCTTCACATAATCCCTGATACCGAGCTAACATGATACATGGCGCTTATTAATTTGTTCACACGTATGTTATCCTGGTAGccttgaaccaattttgaattaTTACGCTGGAATGAAGAAACCATTTTTCCAGttatttgaagaaaatgtgtatgaaaatattaattttctaatATAATTTCTGATAAGGCTATTATCTTCCAGGTTTTCCGAAAGATTATCAAGTTATGTAGCTAACCAAACAAAAACTCGAAAAGCAATAAAAAGTATGAATTCCTTGTAGCATATTCATCAATGCAATGTTGCATCTTTCAAAACATTGGTCAATAGATGCTACTGCACTTTTCGCTCGACTGCACACGAGGTACTCTGACATTTATCCCAATAATCTCTGCAAACATGTGTATTTTCATAAGTACCAAAGTACCTATcaataaaatgtgtaaaaaaacattttttactacACTTGCTTGAACTTTTTTCCTACAAAATCCGTCACGGATTATTTAAAGAACCAAATAGTATTCGTTACCTGCGCCTGCGCATATCCTATTAGAACGGTAGATTGCACTCAAAATGGAGTGTATTTTAGAGTTTTTTCTGTTCGAACAAACGTACGCTTTAAGCTAACAATTGTGAGCAAACATACTTGTTTGCGTTCGGAAAAGGTTTAAGTCGGCACCACTTAAGATATTTCAGTTAAGGCCATGTTGACCTAAcgtttctatattttattattccgACGTTTTACTCTTGTCACGGATAGTCGGACATTCTGAGATTGCTTTACAAGTTTTCGAACCGTAAATAGACCGTACACTATTTACTTCATAAAAATGTAGACAAGTAAGACTTATTTTAAAACCATAAAGTACTGGTTTaaccacaaaaactttaattacaattttttatatgaaattgttggattaatttcatttttgcgTCGCATTTTTGTcggctatttaaataaaactggtCCATTTCTGATTGCAAATTAAAAGCGCAACCTTTATATTGCAAATGCGTGCTCATTATCTCAGTATGATCATTAAGCGGCataaattattaactttattatccTGCGTATGCGCCTGAGAtggaaaaaggaaaaaaactgGAAGGATTTATGGAATAATCTGAAGCGAACGTCTCCTTAACAAACATTTGCCCACATAAGTGGAGTTGGATGTTTTTGGATCACATACAACGGTTTCCATTGATATAAATACCAAGATTATTATAACAACACGACACATTCTAATCTCAACCTTACTACTCAGGAACAAGGTTGAATTTGCCGTGGTGTTTTTTACTAGGATTGTTTACTTTAGCTGATCCATTGAGTTATTTAGTTCTCGGAgtcgtattatttatttgcttgggTAAACATTCGATAGTGGCGGCGGATTGATTGATGACGTCATGAAATGTGTACTTAGTGGGTCTCACAATGGACGAAGCCTTTAGCCGTTTTAGTTAAGAGTTTTGTAACAATGAAAGTTTGTTTTCTTacacgtacctacctacttattttgatGGCTTGAGGCGTTTAGAGAGCAAGATTCTGATCATACAAAAAACTTCACATCTCTTATAAAAAGGACCAAGTAGCAATGAAAAGACAAGTACATAAACAGACCAAAAAACAGAGCATTTATTTTTGCTCCATCGtaaatgtctctcagagaattaaaaatacatttcaaccatacaattattttaaacgtGAATTTTGTCCACGACCAACAAAGGACAGGGCTTGACAAAAAATTAATTACCGACATGCTCCGAAAATAGCCGAGTGCGCTTGCGCATGCTTTGATGTATTCACGGGACAGTTGAGCAGAGAGCGAGTTTGATGGCCCGTGCCAGGACTTAGTTCAAAATGTAATACAGTTGCAGGAAGACTGAGTTTCAGGAATTTTCGACTAGTTTTGTCTTTAGAGATTATGTTAGCATCATGGGAGAGCTTATTTGTCACCAGGTTAAAAAGTGGGTAAATGGTTATGTTGTCATCGAACAAACATTTAGTTTAACGATTATTTAATGCAATTAgaaatagaaatatatttaatgtacagaatTACAAAAAGATGGTTTATAATAAGCCACAGTAATTTCATAGTTAAATCTTAGGTATGTATATTGCAAGGCAATTACTACTTATACTATTATTAACACAATTATTAAATACTTGTTATTAACAAAGACTTAAGATATTAAAGCGACCTGCCCGAGGTAGGTTTATGTAAACCTGTGTTTCATGAATTATAGTAAGTACTGATTTTTATCTGTTAATGtcttaaaactattaatttggaaatttaaattgtaataaataacctGCTCTTaatctatagaaaaaaaatgttaaagaatCCGAAATTCGAACGTGGGCAAATAACATTAAAGGATTTTTGCCGCAGCTCTTAGAAACCAACATTAACATAAACGCTATTACTGTTAACTTTAAATTGAGtgcaaatataataaacataccAAATAAACTATCATACCAACTTCTTCAAAGGCTAACATTAATATATCAGAATAAACACATTTTTCCTCGTATTTCCCGCTATTAATATAATCTAGGACTATTTGTTCTGTACAAAGCTATGCGATAGATcaaagcggcgcgcgcgcagccgtGCCTTAGCAGCGATCAAAGAGACGGTGGACACGGTGATCCATTTACTGTATGCAGGTTACGTACGTATAGATAGGTCGGTTTATGTATATTTTGCTGTAGTATCAATAACAAATCACGTTGTATTCCTAGAAGCATTTGGTTAGGTGTACCAACTTTTTAATAAGGTAAAGAAGGTGGCTTTGTGTATCATCGGACACCGATTTGCAGGTGCTACATGATTACATGACAGGTACACAATTCTGTTTTGAGAATCAATTTTAACTAAAGATTATTGTTCTCATTAAGTATAAATTGTTTAGATTTCATTGATTTGATGACAGATGTCAACTTGACGctaattttcaacaaaatttcaaattgatAAGTGGAACTTAGAGCGCTGGGAATTTCAACATTATCAGCTTGAAAGTATTCTTTacgtaaattatttacattcaaatatCCTGTTTAGGCAACACAACGATGATATAATACCGGCTGATAACGCAGTATCTTTGACAATGATTTGACAGTTGTCAAACGGACGTTTAGGACGCGTACACGTGACTGCGAAATTAGATACCTATAATAACAATTGATTGgatgtaaaaaacaaaaaaatattttctttcaaacaGTCACCTTGTTTGaacttttattttcttgaaaaacaaaagaatggtGGAGCATGTTGAGAGCTAAATAAAAAGGTCCTatgttctttttaaaaaaaccttaattACTCACGATATGTAACTAAGAAAAACGTGTAATTTTCATTAACCAAAGACCTATTATAATGGTTAACATATTCTGTCACTCACTACTCTCATAGATACGATAATACTACcaaaaacaacacaaacaaTATTGTTAATAGTTATCACTAAACTACACACGGACACGTTCATTCACTTCCAACcaataggtatgtacctaaaGTTATCAGCCCCACAATTGTAAGGGCCCATGTAAAATGATGGAGTGCACGCTACCGACACAGGGTGCTCCAAAACAGTTGTTTATCTATTTATAAAGGGTGATGTTCTGCTGCTATTTATCACTTCATTAGCTTTGCCGGCCCTTTGATCTAGCTGTGCGTGGATAACCTACGTAGGGTTGTCAAGTTGTtatgaatttttgtttttagaatattgaaactttaattttaagtgaATAATGTTGGTtagattgtaatttttttcgTATATCGTGAAGTCATTTAGAGGttacttataaattaattttgttgtcTGCGTAAGttctttttctattaattagtaaatatcaaaatcaaatcatcaTGTTTTTAAGTCATCAGTATCtcgtaatttaatttgtaattttaccGATTTCAATCATTTCTTCTGCCGCATGCCGGTCGGTTGCTTATCCCAAATacgcttttataatattcattttcaatatctttttactacaGTTTTGAGTGTCACCCCTAGGAGTTAAACATCAAAGCGTTTACCGACGCGTAAACACGCGGCGCGGAGTGAGGCGGCGTCATAAAAACAACGCTACAACTACGTTTATTT
This genomic interval from Helicoverpa zea isolate HzStark_Cry1AcR chromosome 18, ilHelZeax1.1, whole genome shotgun sequence contains the following:
- the LOC124638984 gene encoding frizzled-10-like, producing MARIFCFLLLVWLVSADQEEVEGGKCERIKLPLCQDLGYNWTAMPNLMGHKDQKEAEEAMVAFTGILSSGCSVHARFLLCSAFAPLCSEEVSGSVSACRALCETVVDDCKDQLKQMLPTIVLDCSAFPLRADRRLCMRPPNASESEPEPPPASRWPFHDHDIREHGCPPAHTRAPTGECWPACGQHARYSQSDKRKAEIWMNTLAWFSLLSTSFALLTFCAEPSRYRYPERPVVWMAACHAIVALAHVTRGWLGAKIVSCSGTTLAVDGLASPTCVAFFSLTYYFTLAADAWFANACVAWYLTAASEWSTEALERAAAYLHAVSWGWAGAWTAAALALRRVTADELTGTCGISDAAAAALVGVPRGALLVTSVALAIGACPGIMRVRRALDSRGAKRVGRLAARAAAAGLLYFVLAALGTGARVLEARMRESRSGLALLVALDAGRVEAGAGASGVSACVALAGGAAAGAWAWSRKSGAVWRRAVWRPRKAACCAPPLLRTHHPYYKRPLHVSRV